Below is a window of Populus alba chromosome 2, ASM523922v2, whole genome shotgun sequence DNA.
tttttttaaaaaaatcatttaataaaaataactcacATGTGATCAAACTCCTTTTGGAGTCAATTGTATCCGCTTCGTATAGCTTAATTAATTTCGtttaagatcaaatttaatttaatatttttctgaatATTCTTAGCATAatattccttattttttttagacgtGGATGAATCTTATTGAATCAtgctataataataatcacaaaAGGTTTTGAATTCGTATTGTAAACACTTAAACAATGCTATTCTAATGAAGGCCGAGGATGGCATATTTACAGTGTAGTCCttataattttagtttgtaTAATCTAGTCCTTATaacagaaaatgaaaaaaaatacctcaacatattttctaatttattaattttaaaaaatattttaatgcaaATATATTCCATTTCctgattttcaataaaaaaatttagaaattaaatgaaaaaatagagatgaattttcttctcttctaggtttttcttctcttctagaagagaagaaaaactctTCCTGAACGACTTGGGACGCCCtcgtattaaaatatcaaaatcaaataaaaaaaataaaatcaaaccaaacttcGTGGCGTTTTccgaaaataataaaaaattcagaggGTGGTTTTAccagtaaataaataaacaaaacaaaagctaCGGTACGCTATCTGCCTACCTTGAAGCTTTCTTCACCTCCAAGCGATAACGAAATTCTCCCTATTTCCTCTCTCGTCTTCGAAAATTCATCTCCGCTTCTGCTGCTACGAAACCTAGCTTCTCTCCCAGGGTTagagcttatttttttattagatgggGCAACAATCATTGATCTACAGCTTCGTGGCTCGAGGCACGGTGATTTTGGCTGATTACACCGATTTCTCTGGTAACTTCGCGGGCATAGCCGCTCAGTGCCTCCAGAAACTTCCTGCAACTAACAACAAGTTCACTTACAACTGCGATGGCCACACCTTCAACTACCTCGTCGATAACGGCTTCAgtatctccctccctccctccctccctccgtTGATTAATTGATTTACCGCTCTTTATGATCTGATCTATACGTTTTGCTGTGATCTTTTTATGCCTTTGCGATTTTTCTAGatgatatttgttatttatttcatatagtTATAGATGATGGCTACGAAAggaaacatttgaaaaaaagaatatttaatttaCTAAACTAGAATTTTCTTAGCTTTTAACGATGACATAGATAGTGATTATTGATGTTTTATgagtatataatatatctttttattttattttaagctttAGAATTGTAGAAATGGATGTACATAAGTGATGGATTTAattaatagcaattaaaagtttccAAACTAACGGTGGCATCTCGGAACTTTTGCAGCTTACTGTGTAGTTGCAGCGGAGTCTGTGGGGCGACAGATTCCGATTGCCTATCTCGAGAGAATCAAGGAGGATTTTACCAACAGATATGGTGGGGGGAAAGCTGCAATAGCGGTTGCTAATAGTCTGAAGAAGGAATTTGGGtaatttttcttgtcatttgTTTATTGGATGCAGTATCatgcttgtaaaaaaaaaacaaaaaagaataagaagcaGTGTCTCCTTGACAATGACGAAAATAACACGAGAAACACAATAATTACAAGaacataaaattttcaaaataaaggaTCACTAAGAAACTTTAATTGCAATTTTGTTACTGATGTTTCTTTTCAGATACTTAAATAAACTTAAATGAACAAGGAAagcagaaaattaaaaaaaaaaaaaaagctctaaTCTATAACAATAACTTCTAGGTGTCATTGAAGGTCTTTTGAGTTGCTATAAAAATTTTAACGCTAGGTATATAAggcaatatttatttttgtgattgcactgcttttgaaaattttttaattttgttttagtttaaatttttttttgtgtttttgaattattttgacgtcttaattttaaaaatatatttttaaaaataaaaacttatattattttaatatatattcaaataaaaattaaaaaaataatttttattataattccaaATACACTCTAAATAGAGCCTGCAAGATTTTCTAACAAAATTTCAGCCCCGTACGATGGTACCTATTAACATAAAAAGATCTCCTGCATCACTATGCTATAAATCTATTTGTTGTCACAAAGTTGTCGTTTTTGACTTAGGCCGAAGTTGAAGGAGCAGATGCAGTATTGTATGGACCATCCAGAGGAAGTCAGCAAGCTTGCCAAAGTAAAAGCTCAGGTTTCTGAAGTGAAAGGAGTTATGATGGAAAACATAGATAAGGTAAGGcattcttaattctttttttataactaCCAAAAGGGATTACGgaagtttctatttttttgtttggggaTTATGGTTTTACAGGGAAGATTCTGGTTTTATATAGTGcagatcataaaaaataagaacagaGTTGTGGAGCTATCATGTTGATTAATGAAGTTCATTTCATATTGTATGGTCTTGtcattttcagtttaatttgtttttactggGAAGATTCTAGTTACATTTCAGTATAgatcataataattaaaaactgaTACATGGAGCTATGTTTAAGAGATTGAAGTTCATTTCTGCAGGTTCTTGATCGTGGAGTGAAAATTGAACTTCTGGTGGACAAAACAGAAAACCTTCACTCTCAGGTAAGCGGGtagatttatcttttcttattttcccCACAAAGCAAAATTGACCATCCCCTTGACCATACTGGGAATGGATGTAAATGGATGGATTTTAGTGTGCCAATGGCTTAATTACTGATTCAATTTCCTAGCTTCCAGCGAAGGAAAATGAAACTTACTCGGGTATGATATGTTTAGGCATTAGGCAACTTACCGAAGCTCATCTGCGAACATATAGTAATGAGATTGTAAAATATGCAGCTGTACGGTTTCTTTATACATCTAGTTATCATCTGCATCGAAGCATGGACTGGCATTAACATTTCAACACACAAGCAGAATCCAtattacaaaaaacataaacatcgtTTGGTGGCTACTAGTCCTTCCATTCATTGCTAGCAAACTTACCCAGAATCAAAGGATTTCCATTCTAGGCTAGGCTTCGTTTTGCATTTGTGTTTATTGTACATAACTATGGTTTATGAATTGTATTTGATCATTGCTGTTGCCTTCTTTTTGTTGACCAATGAACGTGTCCTTTGTTGTGTTGTCCCAGGCACAAGATTTCAGGCAGCAGGGGACCCAGATAAAGAGGAAAATGTGGTGGCAGAACATGAAAATAAAGCTGATAGTGTTGGCGATCTTGATTGCCCTGATTTTCATCATAGTATTGTCAATTTGCGGTGGCTTCAAATGCTGAAGATGATCTACCTTCACTCTTTTGGGGGTTACACGTACCAGGTTCTGCTATATAGTTTTTGGCTTCAAATGACTGTATCATACGACAGTGcctgtatagttttttttttttttgaattatttacaATTTCTTGACGTGTGCGGCCATTCCTTGTTATTCATTTACTACTCGATATGTTCTTGGTTAAACACAATGAATTTGATTACCTCAAGAAGTGGATAGTGGCAAAGTGGAGATGGCATCTTACCATATTTCCCATCCTTTTGGAGTTCTCTGAAATTCTTATGCTTTGAAAGACGTTCAAAACATGGGTGTTTCAAATTTTCCTGATTATTCAGTGTTACGCAGACCTGTTTGTttacatgcaaaataaatattttcaaagatCTTGTTTAGGGATCATATtgtattagttatttttttcagctTATTGTGAAGAAAGCAAAAGAGaattaaatccaaaatctaCTAAAAATTCACCAAtgttttctcatttattttatctattataGTGAGAACccagaaaaacactttaaatgcCATAAAATTTACATGGCTAGTGAATATAAGTAGTTATAAACTTCATCACGGATTATGTGAAACCTAGTCTGAACTATGTTTTATTTTGGactagattttttaaaacaaattgagttgATTTATCTGAGTCGTGGGTTAATCCAAGTTAAatcgagataaaaaaaactgttaggGACACAATCAAGAATCTTATACAATTTGGGGGCATAGCTGAGGCATGTCGAAATATCTTTGTAATACACTTCAATGCATTAGCCATGAACATCATTTTGAATATTCTTGAAAGTTCGCTTTTGTCAGAATTGCAAGAGTATCCAACACATTCAAAAAGAGGTTCCGTTCTCGCCGTACAAATTCTACGCCCTTCTGAAACAATAGTGAAAAGGCGCCAAATGTTCATGGTTATCAAGCacagtgaaaagaaaaacaaaaatctgtTATCTATCAGCCTGACCTTCCCTAACCAGGCAGCATCACAAAACACCACAGGACTATTGATCTCTTCCAATAACTCCAAACTTTAGGTCTACAATGGCAGTAGGAACTCACAGATTGATTTCAATGTTATCTATCAGCCTGACCTTCCCAAACCAGGCAGCAATACAGAACACCACAGGACTACTGATCTCCTCCACTGCCTGCAAACTTTCTTGGTCTACAATCTGATAGAAAGAAACAACGCAATTAGAACGTAATGATTCGGATCAGATCGGATCAGATCGATATAACTAATAGTACAAGAAAACTCAGATTCCAATCAAGTCGAAACAATCTAACGTTCATGCATTTTATTCCACTCGTATTTAAACAGACAGTGTCACTGTATTATCATCAGTTTCAGAAATACCTGCTACTGTTGTTAagagaatagaagaaaaaaaatgttctgtTTTCAGATACATCAGAATCAAGTTCAAATTGCAGAGTTAGGGAACACAAACACTGCACCCCTCACCTCAGCGTAATCAATTCTTCCTCCAGCTTCACTTACTGCTTGGATAACTGAGTCTCTTAATTCTCTACAATTTATGTGGCCATTCTCTGCTGATGATTTAGCACCCAGCAATGACCTGCTTATGGACAAAGCCTGCACAAAGCATAAAAACACGtcttgttagagaataatataaatcatatcctaggacctcatctaatagcttaagcttttgggttgagatgattctttgacatggtatcagagccttgataatccagtggtcacgagttcgaatctcaccatccccatttatttgataaaaattaaacacaaagtaatgtgggcctgtgcaagtttcaagcccaaagggctttcacttgaggggatgtgttagagaataatataaatcatattctaagacctcacctaacagcttaagcttttgggt
It encodes the following:
- the LOC118049873 gene encoding vesicle-associated membrane protein 722; its protein translation is MGQQSLIYSFVARGTVILADYTDFSGNFAGIAAQCLQKLPATNNKFTYNCDGHTFNYLVDNGFTYCVVAAESVGRQIPIAYLERIKEDFTNRYGGGKAAIAVANSLKKEFGPKLKEQMQYCMDHPEEVSKLAKVKAQVSEVKGVMMENIDKVLDRGVKIELLVDKTENLHSQAQDFRQQGTQIKRKMWWQNMKIKLIVLAILIALIFIIVLSICGGFKC